A region of Corynebacterium glucuronolyticum DSM 44120 DNA encodes the following proteins:
- the atpD gene encoding F0F1 ATP synthase subunit beta: protein MSTALKKQAPAGTGRVVRVIGAVVDVEFAHGELPAIYNALKVDVTLEAVAKTITLEVAQHLGDNLVRTIAMAPTDGLIRGAEVKDTGGPIKVPVGDVVKGHVFNALGDCLDEPGLGRDGEQWGIHRDPPPFSELEGKTEILETGIKVIDLLTPYVKGGKIGLFGGAGVGKTVLIQEMITRIAREFSGTSVFSGVGERTREGTDLFLEMEEMGVLQDTALVFGQMDEPPGVRMRVALSGLTMAEYFRDVQHQDVLLFIDNIFRFTQAGSEVSTLLGRMPSAVGYQPTLADEMGILQERITSTKGRSITSLQAVYVPADDYTDPAPATTFAHLDATTELDRGIASKGIYPAVNPLTSTSRILEPSIVGERHYNVAQRVIGILQKNKELQDIIAILGMDELGEEDKITVQRARRIERFLGQNFFVAEKFTGNPGSYVPLEETIDAFERICDGEFDAYPEQAFNGIGGLDDVEANYKKMSENNG from the coding sequence ATGAGCACAGCTCTGAAAAAGCAGGCACCGGCCGGGACCGGCCGCGTCGTCCGCGTTATCGGCGCGGTCGTCGACGTGGAATTTGCCCACGGTGAGCTACCTGCTATCTACAACGCTTTGAAGGTCGACGTGACCCTCGAAGCCGTTGCTAAGACCATTACTTTGGAGGTGGCGCAGCACCTGGGCGATAACCTCGTGCGCACCATTGCCATGGCGCCGACGGATGGCCTCATTCGTGGCGCGGAAGTGAAAGACACCGGTGGCCCGATCAAGGTTCCGGTTGGCGATGTCGTTAAGGGCCACGTTTTCAACGCCCTTGGTGACTGCCTCGATGAGCCCGGTCTCGGCCGCGACGGTGAGCAGTGGGGTATCCACCGCGACCCGCCGCCGTTCTCCGAGTTGGAGGGCAAGACCGAGATCCTCGAGACCGGCATTAAGGTGATTGACCTTCTCACCCCGTACGTGAAGGGCGGCAAGATCGGCCTGTTCGGCGGTGCTGGTGTGGGTAAGACAGTGCTCATCCAGGAGATGATTACCCGTATCGCTCGTGAGTTCTCCGGTACGTCGGTATTCTCCGGCGTCGGTGAGCGCACCCGTGAGGGCACAGACCTCTTCCTTGAGATGGAAGAGATGGGCGTGCTGCAGGATACGGCCCTCGTGTTCGGCCAGATGGACGAGCCGCCGGGAGTTCGTATGCGTGTGGCTCTGTCGGGCCTGACCATGGCGGAATACTTCCGCGATGTTCAGCACCAGGACGTGCTTCTGTTCATCGATAACATCTTCCGTTTCACTCAGGCCGGTTCTGAGGTGTCCACGCTGCTCGGCCGTATGCCGTCCGCCGTGGGCTACCAGCCGACACTGGCCGACGAGATGGGTATCCTGCAGGAGCGCATTACGTCCACCAAGGGCCGTTCCATTACGTCTCTGCAGGCCGTGTACGTGCCTGCCGATGACTACACGGACCCGGCTCCTGCGACGACCTTCGCCCACTTGGATGCAACCACCGAGCTCGACCGTGGTATTGCCTCGAAGGGTATTTACCCCGCAGTGAACCCGCTGACCTCGACCTCTCGCATACTCGAGCCGTCGATCGTCGGTGAGCGCCACTACAACGTTGCTCAGCGCGTTATCGGTATTCTGCAGAAGAACAAGGAACTGCAGGACATCATCGCCATCCTCGGTATGGACGAACTCGGTGAGGAAGACAAGATCACCGTGCAGCGTGCACGTCGTATCGAGCGCTTCCTCGGCCAGAACTTCTTCGTTGCTGAGAAGTTCACCGGCAACCCCGGCTCCTACGTGCCGCTGGAAGAGACCATCGATGCGTTC
- a CDS encoding L-threonylcarbamoyladenylate synthase — MSRTFNCLDEKTREVGLNSAADAVEAGRLVVIPTDTVYGIGCNAFNPEAVNKLLQAKHRGPDMPVPVLVGSWDTVRGLSRDYTRQMNVLIEAFWPGGLSIVVPQAPSLTWNLGDTNGSVMLRMPLQKLAIELLQKTGPMAVSSANISGQPPALNAREAEEQLGNSVSVYLEGGQAEIGTPSTIIDLTQATPTILREGAIPSEKIFEVLKAQA; from the coding sequence GTGTCGCGTACGTTTAACTGTCTGGATGAAAAGACGCGGGAAGTAGGACTCAACTCAGCTGCCGACGCGGTGGAGGCTGGACGTCTCGTTGTTATCCCCACGGATACGGTGTACGGAATCGGTTGCAACGCATTTAACCCCGAAGCAGTGAATAAACTCCTGCAGGCCAAGCATCGCGGCCCCGACATGCCCGTGCCGGTGCTCGTTGGCAGCTGGGACACCGTGCGCGGTCTGTCGCGGGACTACACCCGCCAGATGAATGTTCTCATCGAGGCGTTCTGGCCAGGTGGGTTGTCTATCGTTGTCCCACAGGCACCGAGTTTGACTTGGAACCTGGGGGATACCAATGGCTCTGTGATGCTGCGCATGCCTTTGCAGAAACTCGCCATTGAGCTCCTGCAGAAGACCGGCCCCATGGCAGTTTCATCAGCCAATATCTCCGGGCAGCCACCGGCGTTGAACGCACGGGAGGCCGAGGAACAGCTCGGCAATTCGGTGAGTGTATACCTCGAAGGCGGACAGGCTGAGATTGGCACCCCGTCGACCATCATCGACCTCACCCAGGCAACCCCGACGATCCTGCGTGAGGGAGCTATTCCCAGCGAGAAGATCTTTGAGGTCCTCAAGGCGCAAGCATAA
- the atpB gene encoding F0F1 ATP synthase subunit A, whose product MKGEFHAPDLFHEFFPGFVDGNGDSHNLWLSDFAGGLFALDRLMFVRLLCVVAIIVFFVLAMRNPKKVPGKFQSMAEMLLDFVRIHIAEDILGKKEGRRFLPLITTIFMLALFMNLPSVIPFLNISPNARIGMPLVMALMGYIAMIYAGAKRYGFFRFLKSSVVVPNIPWFLHILVVPIEFFSTFILRPATLAIRLMANMLSGHLILVLLFSATNFFFWQFNGWMAVSGLTLIAAVAFTLFELLVIFLQAYIFALLTAVYIELSLHADEH is encoded by the coding sequence ATGAAGGGCGAGTTTCACGCCCCGGACTTGTTTCATGAATTTTTCCCGGGTTTCGTAGATGGCAACGGCGACTCTCACAATCTATGGTTGTCCGATTTCGCCGGAGGCCTGTTCGCACTAGACCGTCTGATGTTTGTCCGACTGCTTTGTGTGGTCGCGATCATCGTTTTCTTCGTCCTTGCTATGCGGAACCCGAAGAAGGTTCCGGGCAAGTTCCAGTCAATGGCAGAAATGCTTCTTGACTTCGTCAGAATTCACATCGCAGAAGATATCCTCGGCAAGAAGGAAGGTCGGCGGTTCCTGCCGCTCATCACGACCATTTTCATGCTGGCTCTCTTCATGAACCTTCCGTCGGTAATTCCGTTCCTCAACATTTCACCTAACGCGCGCATCGGTATGCCGCTGGTGATGGCGTTGATGGGCTACATTGCCATGATCTACGCAGGTGCAAAGCGCTACGGCTTCTTCAGATTCCTGAAGAGTTCCGTCGTGGTGCCGAACATCCCGTGGTTCCTCCACATCCTCGTGGTGCCGATCGAATTCTTCTCCACCTTCATCCTCCGCCCCGCGACGCTGGCCATTCGTCTTATGGCCAACATGCTGTCGGGCCACCTGATCTTGGTCCTGCTGTTTAGCGCGACCAACTTCTTCTTCTGGCAGTTCAACGGGTGGATGGCTGTTTCTGGACTGACGCTGATTGCCGCGGTCGCATTCACGCTGTTCGAGCTCCTGGTCATCTTCCTGCAGGCGTACATCTTCGCCCTGCTGACGGCCGTGTACATCGAACTGTCGCTGCATGCGGACGAACACTAA
- a CDS encoding ATP synthase F0 subunit C, translating into MNELLLAQGAGALDLGVLATIGYGLATLGPGLGIGILVGKTVEAMARQPEMAGQLRTTMFLGIAFTEALALIGLVAGFLF; encoded by the coding sequence ATGAACGAATTGCTTCTTGCACAAGGCGCAGGTGCTCTGGATCTCGGTGTTCTCGCCACCATCGGCTACGGCCTGGCAACGCTTGGACCTGGCCTCGGCATCGGCATCCTCGTTGGTAAGACCGTGGAAGCTATGGCACGTCAGCCTGAGATGGCCGGCCAGCTCCGCACCACGATGTTCCTCGGTATCGCGTTCACCGAGGCCCTGGCCCTCATCGGCCTCGTTGCAGGCTTCCTGTTCTAG
- a CDS encoding F0F1 ATP synthase subunit B, producing the protein MKNVLYLAAEAPSAGDPGSHLPLTDSISVLLPAPYDIFWSLVAFLVILFVFWKFVLPKFQEVLSEREDLIKGGIQRAEAAQAEAKQALEKYNSQLAEARAEAQQIREEARERGEQIKAEMRAQAAEESNRIIEAGEKQLAAQREQVVSELRRDMGRNSVDLAERLLGQQLSDDLTRSGTIDKFLADLDDVSTVRK; encoded by the coding sequence ATGAAGAACGTTTTATATCTCGCAGCGGAGGCACCGTCCGCCGGGGACCCAGGTTCGCACCTGCCCCTGACGGATTCGATCAGTGTCCTCCTGCCGGCGCCGTATGACATCTTCTGGTCTCTCGTCGCGTTCCTGGTAATCCTCTTCGTATTCTGGAAGTTTGTACTCCCGAAGTTCCAGGAAGTCCTATCGGAGCGCGAGGATTTGATCAAGGGTGGTATCCAACGCGCGGAGGCCGCACAGGCCGAAGCAAAGCAGGCGCTGGAGAAGTACAACAGTCAACTGGCTGAGGCCCGTGCCGAGGCACAGCAGATCCGTGAAGAGGCTCGCGAACGCGGTGAGCAGATCAAGGCGGAAATGCGTGCGCAGGCAGCCGAAGAGTCCAACCGCATCATCGAAGCAGGGGAGAAGCAGCTTGCCGCTCAGCGCGAGCAGGTTGTCTCCGAGCTGCGCCGCGATATGGGGCGCAACTCTGTTGACCTTGCCGAGCGTCTCCTCGGACAGCAGCTGTCCGATGATCTGACTCGCTCTGGCACGATCGACAAGTTCCTTGCAGACCTCGATGACGTATCCACAGTAAGGAAGTGA
- a CDS encoding F0F1 ATP synthase subunit gamma, whose protein sequence is MANMRELKSRIKSVNSTKKITKAQELIATSRITKAQQRTAAASPYATEITRVISELASASSLDHPLLSKKANPKRAALLVISSDRGMAGGYNHNVFKKATELRNLLEERGLEVALYVTGSKGVGYYTFRGEELAGKWTGFSQEPTYKITHNVRRHLIDGFMAGSEGTAKWREGLTGPEGEPVQGFDEVHVIYTEFKSMLSQTATALQLLPVETEVKEEEMELGEDIVSDSQSTFVADYEFEPDADTLLGALLPKYVSRTLFSMYLESAASESASRRTAMKAASDNATDLVKTLSREANQARQAQITQEITEIVGGAGALADSGESD, encoded by the coding sequence ATGGCTAATATGCGCGAACTTAAAAGCCGTATTAAGTCGGTGAACTCTACCAAGAAGATCACCAAGGCCCAGGAACTGATCGCCACCTCGCGGATCACGAAGGCACAGCAGCGGACGGCGGCAGCGAGCCCGTATGCCACAGAGATCACCCGCGTGATCTCAGAACTGGCATCGGCCTCATCGCTTGACCACCCGCTCCTGAGCAAGAAGGCCAACCCCAAGAGGGCTGCTCTTCTCGTGATTTCCAGCGACCGTGGCATGGCTGGTGGCTACAACCACAACGTGTTTAAGAAAGCAACCGAGCTGCGCAACCTTCTGGAAGAACGTGGACTAGAGGTCGCCCTTTACGTCACGGGAAGCAAGGGTGTAGGTTACTACACCTTCCGTGGCGAGGAACTCGCAGGAAAGTGGACGGGCTTCTCACAGGAGCCCACCTACAAGATCACGCACAACGTTCGCCGTCACCTGATTGACGGGTTCATGGCGGGATCGGAAGGCACCGCCAAGTGGCGCGAAGGCCTCACCGGACCCGAGGGTGAACCGGTTCAGGGCTTCGACGAAGTGCACGTGATTTACACCGAGTTCAAGTCCATGCTCAGCCAGACAGCCACTGCGTTGCAGTTGTTGCCGGTGGAGACCGAAGTCAAAGAAGAAGAGATGGAGCTGGGTGAGGACATCGTTTCCGATTCTCAGTCCACCTTCGTCGCAGACTACGAGTTCGAGCCAGATGCAGACACCCTGCTGGGTGCTCTTCTCCCGAAGTACGTGTCGAGGACACTGTTCTCCATGTATCTGGAGTCCGCTGCATCGGAGTCCGCGTCCCGCCGTACCGCTATGAAGGCGGCATCGGATAACGCGACAGACCTGGTTAAAACGCTGTCCCGCGAAGCTAACCAGGCCCGCCAGGCGCAGATTACACAGGAAATTACAGAGATCGTCGGTGGCGCAGGCGCGCTCGCCGATAGCGGAGAAAGTGACTAG
- the atpA gene encoding F0F1 ATP synthase subunit alpha encodes MAELTISSDEIRSAIENYTSSYSPGATREEVGQIISAADGIAQVSGLPSVMSNELLEFPNGVIGVAQNLDTDSIGVVILGDFEILKEGDEVKRTGEVLSIPVGDKFLGRVINPLGQPIDALGDIEAEENRALELQAPSVLQRQPVEEPLQTGMKAIDAMTPIGRGQRQLIIGDRKTGKTAICIDTILNQKANWESGDKTKQVRCIYVAIGQKGSTIAGVRRTLEEHGALEYTTIVAAPASDSAGFKWLAPFSGAALGQHWMYKGNHVLIIYDDLTKQAEAYRAISLLLRRPPGREAYPGDVFYLHSRLLERAAKLSDDMGAGSMTALPIIETKANDVSAFIPTNVISITDGQVFLESDLFNQGVRPAVNVGVSVSRVGGAAQTKGMKKVSGNLRLDLAAYRDLEAFAAFASDLDAASKKQLARGERLVELLKQKENNPMAVEDQMVSIWLASNGHLDDVPVEDIRRFEAEMLEYLHQNASDVYEQIDGGVPLSDDSQQALVTKTTDFKRQFQTTDGTPVINEAPVDPLKEEELKKNTITVSRKTAKQGE; translated from the coding sequence ATGGCGGAGCTGACGATCTCCTCCGATGAGATCCGTAGCGCGATTGAGAACTACACTTCGAGCTACTCGCCGGGTGCGACCCGCGAGGAGGTCGGGCAGATTATTTCGGCTGCAGACGGCATTGCCCAGGTATCTGGACTACCTTCTGTTATGTCGAACGAGCTGCTGGAGTTCCCGAATGGCGTCATCGGCGTTGCCCAGAACCTCGATACCGATTCCATCGGCGTTGTGATCTTGGGCGACTTCGAGATCTTGAAGGAAGGCGACGAAGTCAAGAGGACCGGAGAGGTTCTCTCCATCCCGGTCGGGGACAAATTCCTCGGTCGCGTTATTAACCCCCTGGGGCAGCCGATTGATGCCCTGGGCGATATCGAGGCGGAAGAAAACCGCGCACTCGAGCTGCAGGCACCGTCCGTGCTGCAGCGCCAGCCAGTGGAAGAACCACTGCAGACTGGTATGAAAGCAATCGATGCGATGACCCCGATCGGCCGTGGTCAGCGTCAGCTGATCATTGGTGACCGCAAAACCGGTAAGACCGCGATCTGCATCGATACCATCTTGAACCAGAAGGCCAACTGGGAGTCGGGCGACAAGACCAAGCAGGTCCGTTGCATCTACGTCGCTATTGGCCAGAAGGGGTCCACGATCGCCGGCGTGCGTCGCACGCTGGAAGAGCATGGTGCCCTGGAGTACACCACGATCGTGGCTGCTCCGGCATCTGACTCCGCCGGTTTCAAGTGGCTCGCCCCCTTCTCCGGTGCGGCCCTCGGCCAGCACTGGATGTACAAGGGTAACCACGTCCTCATCATCTACGATGATCTGACTAAGCAGGCTGAAGCCTACCGCGCTATTTCCCTGCTGCTGCGTCGCCCGCCGGGCCGTGAGGCTTACCCCGGCGACGTGTTCTACCTCCACTCTCGTTTGCTGGAGCGTGCTGCAAAGCTCTCCGATGACATGGGTGCCGGCTCGATGACGGCTCTGCCGATTATCGAGACGAAGGCCAACGACGTGTCCGCCTTCATTCCGACCAACGTCATTTCGATTACGGATGGCCAGGTCTTCCTTGAGTCCGACCTCTTCAACCAGGGCGTGCGCCCGGCTGTGAACGTCGGTGTGTCCGTCTCCCGTGTGGGTGGTGCTGCACAGACCAAGGGTATGAAGAAGGTTTCCGGTAACCTCCGTCTTGACCTTGCCGCCTACCGCGACCTGGAGGCGTTCGCTGCGTTCGCTTCCGACCTGGATGCCGCTTCCAAGAAGCAGCTAGCCCGTGGTGAGCGCCTGGTTGAGTTGCTGAAGCAGAAGGAGAACAACCCGATGGCCGTTGAGGACCAGATGGTTTCCATTTGGCTCGCATCCAACGGCCACCTCGACGACGTTCCCGTTGAGGATATCCGCCGCTTCGAGGCTGAGATGCTGGAGTACCTGCATCAGAACGCCAGCGATGTGTACGAGCAGATCGACGGCGGCGTTCCGCTGTCGGACGACTCGCAGCAGGCGCTGGTTACAAAGACTACGGACTTCAAGCGCCAGTTCCAGACCACCGACGGCACGCCGGTGATCAACGAGGCTCCTGTCGACCCCTTGAAGGAAGAAGAACTGAAGAAGAACACCATCACTGTTTCACGCAAGACGGCGAAGCAGGGCGAGTAA
- a CDS encoding MraY family glycosyltransferase, with product MGTAGVGVPLRELGVVLLTALVFTYLTTGIVRSLVIRSGHLSEIRERDVHTVRKPQLGGLAMFTGFLIAVYLAQQLPALTRGFRPITPEMDAILVASAIIVFVGVIDDLYELDALSKLVGQVAAALAMSLMGLRWSILYLPIGDGTTLILDGAQSTILTTVFAVALMNAINFIDGIDGLASGVGMISGLATLAFALSILHDQGGAVAAYPPAIIAAGLVGMCAGFLPHNFAPSRIFMGDTGAMFIGLLLAAASTSASGKINMSLYGTADFIAAMSPIFVVLASVFIPMLDLIMAVTRRLARGQSPFTADRKHLHHRLLRMGHSQKQVVLVLYTWVGVVAFGAVGFTIFPPSWALIMLAVAIAFAVWYTVRPAGLHF from the coding sequence GTGGGAACAGCAGGCGTAGGCGTACCGCTTCGAGAGCTCGGAGTGGTCCTTCTGACTGCCCTCGTGTTCACCTACCTCACAACGGGGATTGTTCGCTCACTGGTGATTCGCTCCGGGCACCTGTCCGAAATTCGCGAGCGCGATGTCCACACGGTGCGTAAACCACAGCTGGGTGGGCTCGCCATGTTCACGGGCTTCCTCATCGCCGTTTACCTGGCTCAACAACTGCCGGCGCTAACGCGCGGTTTCCGCCCCATCACCCCGGAGATGGACGCAATCCTCGTGGCCTCCGCGATCATCGTGTTCGTCGGCGTCATTGATGACCTCTACGAACTCGACGCATTGAGCAAACTCGTCGGCCAGGTGGCGGCGGCGCTAGCCATGAGTCTCATGGGGCTCCGGTGGTCCATCCTGTACCTACCCATCGGTGATGGAACGACGCTCATTTTGGACGGGGCGCAATCGACCATTCTCACCACGGTCTTCGCCGTCGCGCTCATGAATGCGATCAATTTTATCGACGGCATCGACGGGTTGGCGTCGGGCGTGGGGATGATCTCCGGGCTGGCCACCCTCGCCTTCGCACTGTCCATCCTGCATGACCAGGGTGGTGCTGTCGCCGCCTACCCGCCGGCGATTATCGCCGCCGGGCTCGTCGGTATGTGTGCGGGCTTCCTGCCACACAACTTCGCACCGTCCAGAATCTTTATGGGGGACACGGGTGCGATGTTCATTGGTTTGCTGCTTGCTGCAGCCTCGACATCTGCATCGGGCAAGATCAACATGAGCCTGTACGGCACCGCCGATTTCATCGCCGCTATGAGTCCGATTTTTGTCGTTCTCGCCAGCGTTTTCATCCCGATGTTGGACCTCATTATGGCGGTGACGCGCAGGCTGGCGCGGGGACAGTCACCCTTTACAGCGGATCGAAAGCACCTCCATCATCGTCTTCTGCGGATGGGGCACAGTCAGAAACAGGTGGTGCTGGTGCTCTACACCTGGGTGGGGGTCGTTGCCTTCGGTGCTGTTGGCTTCACCATTTTCCCGCCGTCCTGGGCGCTTATCATGCTGGCTGTCGCCATTGCGTTTGCCGTCTGGTACACCGTGCGCCCGGCTGGGTTACACTTTTGA
- a CDS encoding F0F1 ATP synthase subunit delta, with the protein MHAASREALTTVTESLKGHLEQGGQLVARAAQTGTELFDVVESLDDNRTLRVALANSATSAEARQGLARNLLDDKVSESTLAVLLDAVGQTWSTAREFRQGLILLGRRALFIGAEAEGNLVQVEDELFRLSRILRDNPELTRLVGDKKTEPAKRRELLANVLYGKVTHTTEALVLQVIGRIEKDPITDCRSLAEQAAEMRGKNIARVETARELSPEQRDALAEKLARIYGHEMSIHTEVDTSLLGGMVIRVGDEVIDGSTAGKLRRLRVNLG; encoded by the coding sequence ATGCACGCAGCTAGCCGCGAGGCGCTGACTACGGTCACCGAGTCGCTCAAGGGCCACCTTGAGCAGGGCGGTCAGCTGGTCGCGCGCGCCGCACAAACCGGTACGGAACTTTTCGATGTCGTTGAGAGCCTTGATGATAACCGCACGCTTCGCGTAGCCCTGGCTAACTCCGCCACCTCGGCAGAGGCTCGCCAGGGACTGGCGCGGAACCTGTTGGATGACAAGGTCTCTGAATCCACGCTTGCTGTCCTGCTCGATGCAGTCGGACAGACGTGGTCGACAGCACGAGAGTTCCGTCAAGGACTCATCCTTCTTGGCCGTCGCGCCCTGTTTATCGGGGCAGAGGCAGAGGGCAACCTGGTCCAGGTGGAAGACGAGCTGTTTAGGCTAAGCCGCATTCTCCGTGATAATCCTGAACTTACCCGCCTGGTAGGCGACAAGAAGACCGAACCCGCAAAGCGTCGCGAACTTCTCGCAAACGTGCTCTACGGTAAGGTCACGCACACCACCGAAGCACTTGTGCTTCAGGTCATCGGGCGGATTGAGAAGGATCCCATCACGGATTGCAGGTCACTTGCGGAGCAGGCAGCGGAGATGCGCGGAAAGAATATCGCCCGCGTCGAAACCGCCCGCGAGCTTTCCCCGGAGCAGCGCGACGCGCTGGCCGAGAAGCTAGCCCGCATTTACGGTCACGAGATGTCCATTCACACCGAGGTTGACACCAGCCTCCTCGGCGGCATGGTCATTCGCGTCGGTGACGAAGTCATCGACGGCAGCACAGCAGGTAAACTGCGTCGTCTGCGCGTGAACCTCGGCTAA